In Odocoileus virginianus isolate 20LAN1187 ecotype Illinois chromosome 5, Ovbor_1.2, whole genome shotgun sequence, a single window of DNA contains:
- the CHTOP gene encoding chromatin target of PRMT1 protein isoform X4 gives MAAQSAPKVVLKSTTKMSLNERFTNMLKNKQPMPVNIRASMQQQQQLASARNRRLAQQMENRPSVQAALKLKQTLYASPDSGCGRICPSCGWASGGRCHATKSLKQRLGKSNIQARLGRPIGSLARGAIGGRGLPIIQRGLPRGGLRGGRATRTLLRGGMSLRGRGMIGRGRGGFGGRGRGRGRGRGALARPVLTKEQLDNQLDAYMSKTKGHLDAELDAYMAQTDPETND, from the exons ATGGCTGCACAGTCTGCACCGAAAGTTGTGCTAAAAAGCACCACCAAGATGTCTCTAAATGAGCG CTTTACTAATATGCTGAAGAACAAACAGCCGATGCCAGTGAATATTCGGGCTTCGatgcagcaacagcagcagctagCCAGTGCCAGAAACAGAAGACTGGCCCAGCAGATGGAGAATAGACCCTCTGTCCAGGCAGCATTAAAACTTAAGCAG ACTTTATATGCAAGTCCGGACAGTGGCTGTGGAAGGATATGTCCAAGCTGTGGCTGGGCGTCTGGAGGGCGGTGCCATGCAACT AAGAGCTTAAAGCAGCGCCTGGGTAAGAGTAACATCCAGGCACGGTTAGGCCGACCCATAGGGTCCTTGGCCAGGGGAGCAATCGGAGGAAGAGGCCTGCCCATTATCCAGAGAGGCTTGCCCAGAGGAGGACTTCGTGGGGGACGTGCCACAAGAACCCTGCTTAGGGGCGGGATGTCGCTCCGAG GTCGGGGTATGATAGGTCGGGGAAGAGGGGGCTTTGGCGGCAGAGGCCGAGGCCGTGGACGAGGGAGAGGTGCCCTTGCTCGCCCGGTACTGACCAAGGAGCAGCTGGACAACCAGTTGGATGCGTACATGTCGAAAACAAAAGGACACCTGGATGCTGAGTTGGATGCTTACATGGCTCAGACAGATCCAGAAACCAATGATTGA
- the CHTOP gene encoding chromatin target of PRMT1 protein isoform X1 has protein sequence MAAQSAPKVVLKSTTKMSLNERFTNMLKNKQPMPVNIRASMQQQQQLASARNRRLAQQMENRPSVQAALKLKQTLYASPDSGCGRICPSCGWASGGRCHATKSLKQRLGKSNIQARLGRPIGSLARGAIGGRGLPIIQRGLPRGGLRGGRATRTLLRGGMSLRGQNLLRGGRAVAPRMGLRRGGVRGRGGPGRGGLGRGAMGRGGIGGRGRGMIGRGRGGFGGRGRGRGRGRGALARPVLTKEQLDNQLDAYMSKTKGHLDAELDAYMAQTDPETND, from the exons ATGGCTGCACAGTCTGCACCGAAAGTTGTGCTAAAAAGCACCACCAAGATGTCTCTAAATGAGCG CTTTACTAATATGCTGAAGAACAAACAGCCGATGCCAGTGAATATTCGGGCTTCGatgcagcaacagcagcagctagCCAGTGCCAGAAACAGAAGACTGGCCCAGCAGATGGAGAATAGACCCTCTGTCCAGGCAGCATTAAAACTTAAGCAG ACTTTATATGCAAGTCCGGACAGTGGCTGTGGAAGGATATGTCCAAGCTGTGGCTGGGCGTCTGGAGGGCGGTGCCATGCAACT AAGAGCTTAAAGCAGCGCCTGGGTAAGAGTAACATCCAGGCACGGTTAGGCCGACCCATAGGGTCCTTGGCCAGGGGAGCAATCGGAGGAAGAGGCCTGCCCATTATCCAGAGAGGCTTGCCCAGAGGAGGACTTCGTGGGGGACGTGCCACAAGAACCCTGCTTAGGGGCGGGATGTCGCTCCGAG GTCAAAACCTGCTCCGAGGTGGACGAGCCGTAGCTCCCCGAATGGGCTTAAGAAGAGGTGGTGTTCGAGGTCGTGGAGGTCCTGGGAGAGGGGGCCTAGGGCGTGGAGCTATGGGTCGTGGCGGAATCGGTGGTAGAG GTCGGGGTATGATAGGTCGGGGAAGAGGGGGCTTTGGCGGCAGAGGCCGAGGCCGTGGACGAGGGAGAGGTGCCCTTGCTCGCCCGGTACTGACCAAGGAGCAGCTGGACAACCAGTTGGATGCGTACATGTCGAAAACAAAAGGACACCTGGATGCTGAGTTGGATGCTTACATGGCTCAGACAGATCCAGAAACCAATGATTGA
- the CHTOP gene encoding chromatin target of PRMT1 protein isoform X5, with product MAAQSAPKVVLKSTTKMSLNERFTNMLKNKQPMPVNIRASMQQQQQLASARNRRLAQQMENRPSVQAALKLKQSLKQRLGKSNIQARLGRPIGSLARGAIGGRGLPIIQRGLPRGGLRGGRATRTLLRGGMSLRGRGMIGRGRGGFGGRGRGRGRGRGALARPVLTKEQLDNQLDAYMSKTKGHLDAELDAYMAQTDPETND from the exons ATGGCTGCACAGTCTGCACCGAAAGTTGTGCTAAAAAGCACCACCAAGATGTCTCTAAATGAGCG CTTTACTAATATGCTGAAGAACAAACAGCCGATGCCAGTGAATATTCGGGCTTCGatgcagcaacagcagcagctagCCAGTGCCAGAAACAGAAGACTGGCCCAGCAGATGGAGAATAGACCCTCTGTCCAGGCAGCATTAAAACTTAAGCAG AGCTTAAAGCAGCGCCTGGGTAAGAGTAACATCCAGGCACGGTTAGGCCGACCCATAGGGTCCTTGGCCAGGGGAGCAATCGGAGGAAGAGGCCTGCCCATTATCCAGAGAGGCTTGCCCAGAGGAGGACTTCGTGGGGGACGTGCCACAAGAACCCTGCTTAGGGGCGGGATGTCGCTCCGAG GTCGGGGTATGATAGGTCGGGGAAGAGGGGGCTTTGGCGGCAGAGGCCGAGGCCGTGGACGAGGGAGAGGTGCCCTTGCTCGCCCGGTACTGACCAAGGAGCAGCTGGACAACCAGTTGGATGCGTACATGTCGAAAACAAAAGGACACCTGGATGCTGAGTTGGATGCTTACATGGCTCAGACAGATCCAGAAACCAATGATTGA
- the S100A1 gene encoding protein S100-A1: MGSELETAMETLINVFHAHSGKEGDKYKLSKKELKELLQTELSGFLDAQKDADAVDKVMKELDENGDGEVDFQEYVVLVAALTVACNNFFWENS, encoded by the exons ATGGGTTCTGAGCTGGAGACGGCCATGGAGACGCTCATCAATGTGTTCCATGCCCACTCGGGCAAAGAGGGCGACAAGTACAAGCTGAGCAAGAAGGAGCTGAAGGAGCTGCTGCAGACGGAGCTCTCTGGCTTCCTGGAC GCCCAGAAGGATGCAGATGCTGTGGACAAGGTGATGAAGGAGCTAGATGAGAATGGAGATGGAGAGGTGGACTTCCAGGAGTATGTGGTACTGGTGGCTGCCCTCACAGTGGCGTGCAACAACTTCTTCTGGGAGAACAGTTGA
- the S100A13 gene encoding protein S100-A13 produces MAAEPLTELEAAIETVVTTFFTFAGREGRKGSLSVNEFKELVTQQLPHLLKDVGSLDEKMKSLDVNQDSELKFSEYWRLIGELAKEIRKEKALEVRKK; encoded by the exons ATGGCAGCCGAGCCACTCACGGAGCTGGAGGCGGCCATTGAGACAGTGGTCACCACCTTCTTCACCTTTGCAGGGCGGGAAGGCCGGAAGGGCAGCCTCAGCGTCAATGAGTTTAAGGAACTGGTCACTCAGCAGTTGCCTCACCTGCTCAAG GATGTGGGCTCCTTAGATGAGAAGATGAAGAGCTTGGATGTGAATCAAGACTCAGAACTCAAGTTCAGCGAGTACTGGCGACTGATTGGGGAGCTGGCAAAGGAGATTAGGAAGGAGAAGGCCCTGGAGGTCCGGAAGAAGTGA
- the CHTOP gene encoding chromatin target of PRMT1 protein isoform X6 yields the protein MAAQSAPKVVLKSTTKMSLNERFTNMLKNKQPMPVNIRASMQQQQQLASARNRRLAQQMENRPSVQAALKLKQVKSGPSGDRYSEEKWTHWPL from the exons ATGGCTGCACAGTCTGCACCGAAAGTTGTGCTAAAAAGCACCACCAAGATGTCTCTAAATGAGCG CTTTACTAATATGCTGAAGAACAAACAGCCGATGCCAGTGAATATTCGGGCTTCGatgcagcaacagcagcagctagCCAGTGCCAGAAACAGAAGACTGGCCCAGCAGATGGAGAATAGACCCTCTGTCCAGGCAGCATTAAAACTTAAGCAG GTAAAAAGTGGACCGTCTGGAGATAGATACTCAGAGGAAAAATGGACACACTGGCCTCTTTGA
- the CHTOP gene encoding chromatin target of PRMT1 protein isoform X2, whose translation MAAQSAPKVVLKSTTKMSLNERFTNMLKNKQPMPVNIRASMQQQQQLASARNRRLAQQMENRPSVQAALKLKQKSLKQRLGKSNIQARLGRPIGSLARGAIGGRGLPIIQRGLPRGGLRGGRATRTLLRGGMSLRGQNLLRGGRAVAPRMGLRRGGVRGRGGPGRGGLGRGAMGRGGIGGRGRGMIGRGRGGFGGRGRGRGRGRGALARPVLTKEQLDNQLDAYMSKTKGHLDAELDAYMAQTDPETND comes from the exons ATGGCTGCACAGTCTGCACCGAAAGTTGTGCTAAAAAGCACCACCAAGATGTCTCTAAATGAGCG CTTTACTAATATGCTGAAGAACAAACAGCCGATGCCAGTGAATATTCGGGCTTCGatgcagcaacagcagcagctagCCAGTGCCAGAAACAGAAGACTGGCCCAGCAGATGGAGAATAGACCCTCTGTCCAGGCAGCATTAAAACTTAAGCAG AAGAGCTTAAAGCAGCGCCTGGGTAAGAGTAACATCCAGGCACGGTTAGGCCGACCCATAGGGTCCTTGGCCAGGGGAGCAATCGGAGGAAGAGGCCTGCCCATTATCCAGAGAGGCTTGCCCAGAGGAGGACTTCGTGGGGGACGTGCCACAAGAACCCTGCTTAGGGGCGGGATGTCGCTCCGAG GTCAAAACCTGCTCCGAGGTGGACGAGCCGTAGCTCCCCGAATGGGCTTAAGAAGAGGTGGTGTTCGAGGTCGTGGAGGTCCTGGGAGAGGGGGCCTAGGGCGTGGAGCTATGGGTCGTGGCGGAATCGGTGGTAGAG GTCGGGGTATGATAGGTCGGGGAAGAGGGGGCTTTGGCGGCAGAGGCCGAGGCCGTGGACGAGGGAGAGGTGCCCTTGCTCGCCCGGTACTGACCAAGGAGCAGCTGGACAACCAGTTGGATGCGTACATGTCGAAAACAAAAGGACACCTGGATGCTGAGTTGGATGCTTACATGGCTCAGACAGATCCAGAAACCAATGATTGA
- the CHTOP gene encoding chromatin target of PRMT1 protein isoform X3 — translation MAAQSAPKVVLKSTTKMSLNERFTNMLKNKQPMPVNIRASMQQQQQLASARNRRLAQQMENRPSVQAALKLKQSLKQRLGKSNIQARLGRPIGSLARGAIGGRGLPIIQRGLPRGGLRGGRATRTLLRGGMSLRGQNLLRGGRAVAPRMGLRRGGVRGRGGPGRGGLGRGAMGRGGIGGRGRGMIGRGRGGFGGRGRGRGRGRGALARPVLTKEQLDNQLDAYMSKTKGHLDAELDAYMAQTDPETND, via the exons ATGGCTGCACAGTCTGCACCGAAAGTTGTGCTAAAAAGCACCACCAAGATGTCTCTAAATGAGCG CTTTACTAATATGCTGAAGAACAAACAGCCGATGCCAGTGAATATTCGGGCTTCGatgcagcaacagcagcagctagCCAGTGCCAGAAACAGAAGACTGGCCCAGCAGATGGAGAATAGACCCTCTGTCCAGGCAGCATTAAAACTTAAGCAG AGCTTAAAGCAGCGCCTGGGTAAGAGTAACATCCAGGCACGGTTAGGCCGACCCATAGGGTCCTTGGCCAGGGGAGCAATCGGAGGAAGAGGCCTGCCCATTATCCAGAGAGGCTTGCCCAGAGGAGGACTTCGTGGGGGACGTGCCACAAGAACCCTGCTTAGGGGCGGGATGTCGCTCCGAG GTCAAAACCTGCTCCGAGGTGGACGAGCCGTAGCTCCCCGAATGGGCTTAAGAAGAGGTGGTGTTCGAGGTCGTGGAGGTCCTGGGAGAGGGGGCCTAGGGCGTGGAGCTATGGGTCGTGGCGGAATCGGTGGTAGAG GTCGGGGTATGATAGGTCGGGGAAGAGGGGGCTTTGGCGGCAGAGGCCGAGGCCGTGGACGAGGGAGAGGTGCCCTTGCTCGCCCGGTACTGACCAAGGAGCAGCTGGACAACCAGTTGGATGCGTACATGTCGAAAACAAAAGGACACCTGGATGCTGAGTTGGATGCTTACATGGCTCAGACAGATCCAGAAACCAATGATTGA